The genomic interval tatttagtgtCTAAACATTGCATTGGGGTCGTCCCTCGTTGCTGTAATTCACCTCATTTGTTCCCACCAATCAGTGAGCACCAGCCCGCCACCCATTTACCAGCAGCCAATCACTGGCCTGCTTATAAGcatcagaaagagagaggggttAATGAGGGAAGCTGGAACATGGGAAATTGCATAGGGATTCTTCCATGTGTCTGCCATTGTGAAACATTGATGTAGTACGTTTTATATCGGTAAAAGAACGTATGTATACAGTCTTCCCCTACTGCATTAAACCAAGGCATGTCATTCGTTTTCCAGCGTCTAATGCCTCTCGTGGAATATCCTGTGGACATTAATGAGCCCATGTGACCCGGCGAGAGCACTGCATACTGTTTGAGACTGACCTTCATGAGACGAGGGTTGTgacaacagagagagacagacacattagctcacactcacatgcacaaatacacacaggatGGTATTTGCTGGTGAAGCTGTGCAGGTCTTCTCTCGGCCCAAATGTTCTGCCTTTAATGCctttataaagtattataaatgtGGTAACAGGCTGCATTTGTTATACATTAttggaaaattaaaacactgtatGCATTTAATGTCAGTTGGTTGATCTAGTATggactgaaaataaaaagcagtatattttttattaactaacattaacaacaaTTAATGCTatagttaatacattatttaaattagattaaattatctTGTTCTATTCATTCTAGCTGAAAATGGAGCCTTATTGTGGAGCGTTACCATAAATGTTCACAAACcacatctttatttttgtcaattatGAAGCTAAAACTAAAGCATCATCATTACCGCCTAAGTAATAACAGATCTcagtactgtaaaaaaacttagtaaattaaatttagtaaataaaacaaagattacaAGAGTATATTTTACAAGATCAGAAGATATGACAAGATTTACAACTTCAAtatgtcattaaaatgtttatactaataaatatatatactaatacaGCTATTCACtgtcagtatatatatataattttaagttcactataattaataacagtttaagttaacaataataaccctGTTTCTaactaaacatttcatttaaatgctttatatatatatattattatatatatataattattattatattttaagttcactataattaataatttaactatAACCCTgtttctaaataaacatttcatccatatgctttatatatatatatatatatatattatatatatttataagttcactataattaataatagtttaagttaactataataaccctgttTCTAACTAAACATTTCATCCAAATGCTTGAAGACAAGCTCAACTCTATCTGTTGTAATTTCATTGCTCATGATCACATGAGCTTCACAAACAGCTGCTTGATCCCTCAGCGCACATGGGCCCACTAAAGCTGGACGAACAGTATTTAGCATTCATGTGGGTTCTGATTCGTTTGCTCATTCTAGTTTGCGTGATTTATATCCCACAAACGCGGCGGAATCATGTGCTTTTAACACACTTCTGATGGCTCGATGCTGCATTACTCACTAGGGAGGTGAAGGGGCATGTGGAGCCATTACAGAGTGAATGCATTTGTGGGGAAAGGGTTACAGGGAAATGCAACTCGGAACCCCGTGACCTTCGACCCTCAGCATCAGCGGCTTAGGAAGCACGTCGGAGAGCGCTCTTTTCTCAGAACTCAACTTCACGGGTTCTGCCACAGCAAACCACATTAACAAGACGAACCAAATAGGATATAATGACGACAAtagagcacacaaacacagactatCCCCATCCCTTCCTCTCAAAAACTCATACACTTTCACAAAGAATGTAGATGAAGCGAATGACCCCTCTTTGCTTGGTGTTCGTCTGATAGGATCTCTCTTTGAGAGCTGCATCGAGGTCAAGGGTCACCATTTTCCTATTGCTTACATCAAGCTGATGAGAataaaagaggagagagaacGCAAGGGCATTGTGACATCCCGGTGAGACGGGTTCTGTTCGACACACGCCGGATAGCACATAGAGATCCTGGaaacattcatcaaagaaactaATCAAAGGTGTATTCAGATCATCTTCCAGAGCAGGAGTTTTGTCTCGCCGAACCAGAATGACCTGAAATATTTACTTGAtgctattaatatataaatatgaatgtcATAACAGCATCACATGTAatcaatatcttttttttttaacattttatatttttaaaagatcatgtacttattttatttaatttaaaaatgtctatgtttttaattatacactttaatttattttgcatcacAATCTTACAATGTTAGTATTATGCATATGCTATTATATTATCTATTCACATTTTGAAttggcttttatttatatatatatatatatatatatatatatatatatatatatatatatatatatatatagagctttaattttaattacatttttatagttttattttctgtaattgtaatatttcccCTCAAGCTTAAGGCAAcatttcttcttcatttttttttcttcatctaaCATTATTTTACTGCAGCTCTAATTAATCAGACTTTCTGATTAGATGTAGTTAAATTACAACCGGAGAATCctgttttactaaaatattcctgtatatttaaaatgcatacaaatattaCCTAATTGCGTAACTATACACATAATGATTAAACACTTTTTCTAGTTTTCCAGAAGATTTGTACAAGGTCTTTTTGGTTTTAGTCAGTTTAGCTACCTATTGAGAGCCAAAAGGTTCGACAAAACACACAGGAGTCACATAAAAGTCACCAGATGTTTAGTGTGTGATCGATTTTACTCGAATATTCATACGGACATACAGTGAAGCTAGTGATCATTCAGTAGTGCTTTCATCACTGATAAACACTCCAGCGACTGGGGAGTTTATTGCAAGTGgtgaatgtggaaaaaaaatctttgcctTTGTTTAGTAACTCAGGATACTGTTAATAAAGGAGGAGTCTAGTAGTCCAGGAGACCCATCTTCTTCTTAAGGGACTCGGGCATCTCTGGGGGTGGAGGACGAGGGAGTCGGAAGTACACCTTCACTGAGTCGTAGATGAACCACTGCAGAGCGGTCAGTGTACCGATCATAATGATTCGAGCAAAAAGACCCTTCCACACACCTGTGAGAGAAACAGTGCCTGTATGAACATGCGTTTCCAGGAACAACAGCCTCCTCTTTTGGTAATAAAGAGTATTGCATCTCTCTGTAACCTCAGTGAAAAGATGCTTCAAGGTCTAAGGTTTTTTATGAGcaacatgcatatgtatatatatatatgatggggaaattaacaatattataaaaagacACACATAAGATCTTTGTCAAAGCAATCTGAGTAGCTTtctgtttaggtttttttttcagcataatGTTCAGaattaatatctaaaatatctaaaagtataataattgctttttttaatgtacttgaTTTTGCTTGGTAAGTCGTGATATTCTGcggtgaaatattatttttttatagccattaaaatgcataaatgaccATTTTCTCCTAGCCACATCACGGTATGTTCttcttatataataaaaaacagtattttgtgtttataaatgtattcatttgacATGTAATCAAGTCATAAGCAAGATACACTTGACATTATGGCAAAACACAGccctcaggtttttttttttgttatttgatgaACATCTGTTGACTGTTGAGTGtcatataaatgtgtttgcGGTGACTCACCTACAGGTCCCAGCCGTTTCACCACCTCAACAGCTGAACTGCCTTTCTCTTTATTCAGTACGGACACCACAGAGTCAGCGGGATGGGACACCACAGCACAGAACACGCCAGCTGAGGACAGACATACAAGCTTAGAAGTATCCATATCTATCCATGCAGACTTGAGCTGGCATTCTTTACAGAGACGCATGCTAAAAGGTACGTCTAAATGTCTCTACGCCTGTATCTAAGGGCCCAGTTTAGAGGGTAACTTACCAATATATCCAGCAACAAAGGTCACCACCAGCTGCTCGGGTTTGGTGCACTCACTGCGTGGTTTTGGTACTATGTACTTGTACAGCATCTCCACGGTTCGCTCAAAACAGGCAAACTTCATCATGGTGTAGGGGATCTGCCTCAGCCACAAGGGAAAAACACCTTTATAGAACCTGCACAGACAATAACACGGGCAATTAAGACTTCAGCAGAGTCCTCTCAGGCACACTCTTATATAAAGAGAGTTTTCACAGCCATGCACATTTTGGGTTCCCGAAACGGCGAACGAGTTTTGAAAATAGGTATTTTTTGCTAGCAtggacattttaataatatcataaatCTTTAATAACCTACAAAGGTCCACTTAAAAAaggttcaaatgtaattttcttgTCTAAAAGTGacaagaatgaatgaaaaagtaTGAAAATCATAATCAAAATGATGCAGTCTTATGTATAATCTCtgtatacatttaaacacaacacttaataaacaataatatctgaaaatactattataaaaacaaataatgcatgCACAAAATTTTTTACacttacaatatttatttatacatacactatatcgcctatgtatgtgtatatatatatatatatatatatatatatatatatatatatatacatacatacacacatacatacacatttaaggaatgttttttcattttgacaataaattaattggaaaaaacataacatttattatttattatttcatacagaaacaagtaatatataataaaaagctaaatatagtCTAGttccataaaatatttattaaagaataaatataacTGAAACTCAATATAGCATTCGTTTAATTAACCCAAAAAATCTTATTTGGCCTCTTTCGACCCGAGGATGGTAAGTGACCCTTCGGTGGTCATATCTACTCACGCATTTAGCCCCTCCTCAGCGTGCATTTTGGGGGCGCACTCTCTCAGGGTGTTAGCATAGCCAGGCTGCGTTTGGATGCGCACCTTGCACGCTTCCATGGGAGCCAGTGCAATATCGGCGAAAAACTCAGCGCTGGCAGATGCGGCCAGATACACCGATGTCCTCCACAAATAAGCATTCTCCTGCTCGGCGGCCCGAAAACAACCCACAGCAGTGATCACAAACAAATATGCGCATTTTTGGTAATTCTTTGCACGCTAAATGTAGAGACTCACCTCCCCAAGCATATCATTGTACAGGGCCTTAAAGATTTCGTAGAAACCGAACTTGCAAAGGCCTTGCATGGAGTAGCCAATGAAAGTAGGAGCCCACCCTTTGCCCAGACCCCTAAAGCCGTCCTCTCTCAGGGTCACGGAGAAACCGTTAAAGATGGACTTATACTTAACCGGGTCCACCTGGAAGAAAACAGGAATAATGCGTTTCCCACAGTCTGGCTACAAACAGACTTCTTTGGTTTTTACGCATagttttaatgttatattagaGAAGTAAACACCTGTATGCGGCATTTAATGAGGTCGAGGGGCAcgactgctgtgtgtgtgagaccacAGCTCAAAACCCCACCGAAACCGCAGAGGGCGTAATATTTATTGGACCCGTATTCACAGCTCACATCTCCATCTGAGGGACGACAACACACATTTGACATCACAGAATAAATCACAGACATGATTGTCTAATTCAATGCGTTTAGAGCCTAAGAAAGCCAAGTTCACAATCATTAGAGTTCATGACAGTTCACAGATtctgaatgatttattcatgaatcAGATGTTGCACCTTTCTCGAGTTCAGCTTAACAGTTCAATGAACAGTTTGCAACAGTTAAATTACTGAATAGAAAACTTTATATACAAATCCTTCACAAACCATTACAGCTACAACCAGGATTTTATTCTGCATTGTTTTGTCCTCATTCGTTTTAATTTGAGAGCGGAAACCAATCAGCGCAAAGATTTTTACTTGTGTGCCCCGTGCACGGAGGAAGGATGAAAGTAGTATGTAATGATATTTTGGGTTAGCTATTCTATTAACAGTAAAAAGGTGTCATTCGTGTTCAAGTGCAATATTTTCTGGAGAAAAAGCGGCAGGGAATTACCAGCCAATAATGACAGGGTAAAGTCTATTAACCAGACGTGTAATCCTTGTGGAGGAGGTTAATTCTTTACAAATGGAAGGACGAGCATTCTTACGGTCCGAGTGAATTTTAAATAGAGTCGTCAAAACAACAGCCTCCTTTCCAAAAACGTacaacatacaaacaaaaaaagcaacctAAAAATACGGGcaaaactacaataaataaaaaaagaaagaaatataagtggggaaaaaaacactcaaaagcaaacttttttttttttaaataatccatGCATAAAAGTCTACtactttttttctaattcaAGAGATAAAAAAAGACCATCTTACCATTATAAGCTGCGGCAGCAAGTTTGCGTTGTATCTGCAGGCTCTCTTGCTGCTGATCTGGTTTAACGGAAAAAAGAGGAGCCTGGAAAGGATTCGACCGTGCCAGCTGTGTTAAGGTGGTTGGGTACATTTTCACCAGGGTGTACTGCTAAAACGCACAGTTGACAATTAGAATCACACATTGCTAAGGAACATGGCATTTCTCTCTCATTCGAGTATTTCAGAAATTCACGTTAAAAGAGTTAGTGCACTCACTTGTCGGTTGTGAAGAAACGGCGCCTCCTGGGTGCATCAGCGGCAGGCGAATCTGAGGCATCGGATGACCTCAGACTAAATCACCCTGACCTTCTGTGACGTCATCGCACGAGCGGACACCAATCCATTACAAAGAGGACTTATGGGCCACGCTagcattcataaaaataaagatgaatgaaaaaacGACACCAACGTAGCCATCGCACCACTCGCATTGAGTTGTTATTGTAAATATGTCCCCAACTTAATAATTGTAGTAACTGATGGTTGAGTCTCACTGCAAACCTGAGCTTGCGGTAGCGTGTGTGAGCTCATTACGCACAGCAGAGGCCGGCGTAAGACGATTAAACTCGATGAGACGGTCTATTCCTGGATCAGAGCACAGGGCCGTGCAGAGTTATATCCTCCTCACCTACACCAGATCAAAGAGAGGTCAGAGAAGAACCGCAACGTACCGCAGCAAAACCATTCTCTCGCACTTCGGACAACACAGTAGGTTTAGATTTAGGTTAAACACTGGAAATAAGCcaaattgaaaatgtatgatGATAAACCGCTTTATTAAaccatattattaatatacataaagtACCCAAACCTTCCAAGCTTTACTTCACAAATCCACagcatcttttaaaatgtaaaaataaatacatattcagAATACTGACTTGTAAATGAATCATGGTCTTAAAAGCAGAGTAAAGGGCATAATGGCGGGCATTTTACTCATTGTCCAGTATAAAGATTTTGCTATGCTTAAACAAGTCACTTAAAGAGTACATTTTCCAGAAAATTATTTACGATTCCAATAACccacttttttttatgattaaaaatgataaaatattaaatgatctTACATTGCAAAACagtttattgaaaatatttgtatttcaacAACATACATAAATACTACAAGGGGCATCAATGTTAAGATGGATACCTTTAAAGAGCtacatgtgaaaataaatgcaaaaatattgccACAAGTAGACACTAATTGTAGTTTACAAAGAAGACAAGTGTATTTAGCCAACTCCTTCAGCACCTCCACTCAAGACTCCCATTCATAGACAGCACCGACattattctgtaaaataatCTACGAATGAAAACAAACCCACTCGCTCAACATACAAAATGCAAGAAAAGTCAccgttttaaaattataaccagGTTTTATTCCTCTAAACCGGTTCATTCGGAAGAGATCGTGAGCAGACATGTGTTGCGAAAACTCTGGGTTTCTGTCTTTGTATGAATCTATAAAGATCGCAGATAAAAGTCCACGGCTGCCGAGTCAACAAAGAGATGCGCTGGCTGAGTACGATAAAGAGGGCAGAGAGTGGGGCATGACATTCATTTGCTGGTGCTATCATCTGCTCCGCTCTGCTTGAAGAGTCCAACCTCATTTGTCTCCATGGCCTGGTAGACAAAGAACAGGAATCCTGCGACCACGCtgagcagcagcagctgcaCCCACACCGGCAGGCTGCGGCGCGCTCTGGTCTTCACAGCAGGGGGCGCCGCGGGCTTGGAGGCGGCTAAAGGGACGGAAGCCACACGTGGAACGGATCGGGTCTCTGTGTAGGTGGAGGAGGAGCTGGTTTCTCTGAGCTCCTTAAGACGAAGACGAGATTCATCCAGCCATGCATCTCCGACCAGGGGCCGGCCAGCCGCTCCTCTGATTGGTCGGCGACAGGTGGCactaaaaattgcatttgaaagTAAACAATTTAGGATGAATACTCTCAAAAGAACATAATatcttttgttatatattaaaaaaaaaacattatatacaaGCACACTTTTCACTTTGTTTCACCATTTGAGCCttcaaaatcaaatgcattgtttctttaaatttgtttagctttaaaggaacattttaaaCCAGATTTTGAACACCCTTATCAGTGTTCGACCCCAATACTGAACTTAATGCGCCAGTGTTTTATTAGTGTGTATGCTGTACATACCTGATTCCAGTAGGGGTGTTGAGGTTTTCAGTGGGAAAGATCTCTTTAAGCACATCTCTCTCTACTGTCCTCGGGGTCTGATCAATAGCAGACACCTTTTCAACCTGCGCACAAAGACAGAGCCACAAAGACGTGAACACTGGGACAGTAACACATAACACCACCACAAGTGTTACTGCAATGCTGAAGAGCCACGTGGACAGCTTTCACTTTAAAACCACAAGAAAGAAAGGGGTTATGTAACACCGCATTCGTGCATAACCCAAGTGACTCTTCAATCCCAAGCTTGTGAATCTTACATTTTCTCATCACCTTTACACACTTGTGGAGCCAAATAATTACCGTTGGTGTTTTTGGCGTCTCCGTCTGGCTGCTATCAAGTCCTTGGACAGAAGTGGTATGGGAAAAGAAAGGAGTGATTTTGGACTGTCTAGTCTTGGACTTTGTCTTTGGTGAGCCAAAGCTCTCCTGATAAACCAACAACTTAAATTACAATGTATTACCaagtcaaaaaaagaaatcaaaagaaTCAAAAATGAATCAACCGCAAACCTGAGAAATGTCATacgagacagaaagagagtctTCTGAAGCCACACGGGATGCCGAATCCCTAAAAGAACTCGAGTGTGATGGGAAAACCTCTCTTTGGCTATCACAGGAAGAAAGATGGCTAACCATGTCTTTCAATGGTTTGGAAGGCTTAGTTTGACTCAAACGAGGCTTCGAAAGCGTCGATACAGTAACAGATTTGACTTCCTGTTCCTTCAGATGAGAGACAGAACCTCATGAGCTACTCCATACCCGTTTAAAACAGGTATGGTTTGCTGTGAGACATACCACAGAAGCACGGCTTGAAGATCTACAGCTTAGCATGTCCTGCATACCTTGGCCATCCACCTGAGATAATGAGCATTTCAATTAAGATCCTTTATGTTGGGCAAAAATGCACTTTGAGGCTGACTAGATggacaaaagcacaaaatggtGATTTAGAGCTAAAACTGATCACTAAAGTTGGACGTGCATGTATCATCACCTCAACGCAAGCAGTGTTAAGCAGGGAAACTAGCGGTTCTCGATTGGATGGTCTAACTGGAGGGGAGGTGATTTCAGTGGCATTCTCATCAAACTACAAAGAAGGGTGACAAAAAAACCAATTACAACTCTATTAAACTTTCATTCTGAAGTAGAAAGAAGATAGAAGATTTATAGAAGGTTTGGGACCTTGTCACTGGGAGTGCTGCCATGTAAACTGGACACGGTTGAATGGTAAGAAGAGTTGTGACGTTTTAATGATTCTGACCAGTCAGTCGCAGACATAGAAAAGCGCTTTGAGGCTTTGGGATCCTTAGGTTCTGCCTTTAATATGACACCATAAGAAACACTATGCAGCTCATATTTATATGTGAGGTTTCTTCTGCACCTACCAAAGTTTGCGTTCTCATCCTCACCAGAGAAATAGAGACCTCCTTTACTACTGAGGGCTCAGAAAAATCCtatgaaaaatgattttaaaaaattatacacgcacacacaaaacaggTTTCTTTACTTCTGTTGAATACAagagaagacattttgaagctTGTTAATGGATACCAGCATATGAACTtcaataggtttttttttgtccctcaatactatggaagtcaatgactTCCAGAAACCTaccaacgttcttcaaaatctcctcttttatgttcaacaacaacacacacacacacacacacacacacacacacacacacacacacacacagagggttGGAAAAACTTGGGATCGTTCTGCCTTTCATatcaaactgttgtttttttggggggctaAATGGCACCTTATCAGGAGTCTCATTTAAATCAGGCTGAAATGAGCGGACTGGTGCACTGCGTCGTCTCAGAGATTCAGTTTTTGAGAGCTTTGACATCCTGTCTGTGACCAAAGGTCTGGGCTCTTTTCTTGCTGCCTTTAATGGAAGGGTAAAACCATGTTCATGAGGTCAGGATAATAATTTCGGCAGTTGTCACTACGCTAGTTTTCATGGCCACCTACCACAGCTCCTGTTCTTCTCCTGTCTTGAAAAACAGAGAAGTTTTCAGCAGACGAGAGCTCAGAGTTCTCCTGAAAACaccacacatgcacacatggATTACTATTGAGCAACTAAGTATATTATGGTCTTGGCtcatttgtaaaacaaatatgagCTTGACCAAacccatgtgttttttaactttaaaatcacCACACCCAGAAACCATGTGATGCACATTAACATCATAACCACAGATTATGTTACGGTGTCGTCGCTTGTTGGAACCATCTGATCCAGCCTGTAAGAGGATCTCTTCAACTTTCTCTTAATGTTCAAAACTGGCAAATCTTCCTCCTCGTCTTTATCCTCCTACATGTCACACAACAAAAGGTCTAGAACTTTCCATGGAGCTTATCTGATATTGACAGCAGGCATGACAACATTCAAATATAGAGCGCTCATGTGACCATCTGCAGTAGGTCAGATCTCTTTCACACCAGGTGGTGCTACTGAACAGATAATGGTGGGGAAATATACAGGTGGGGACGTCACATGGgggaggaaaacaaaaaaaaaacccaaaacccTCAACTGTTTGTATTAGAGACAAAATAAccgatttatgtattttttttttattgtattgcattgcaaGAAACTTAAAGCTTTTATGTGAAGCAAGATCCTCAGAAAATAATAAGTCTTTGATGAGAGAATTCTTTTGGCTATTTGTTTACAAGTGACCTGAACAAGACTACATAGAGATGCAAAACTGAGTGAAGTCACACAGGAATGGAAATGCCAAGCCTGTCTGGAGGAAGTGAGGGAATAAGAAGATAAAAGAGGATTATAGCCTAGGTCAGGTTGAAGCTAAAGTGAAAAAGGGAAGGGAGATGAGACGGTGGGAGTGCTAGCTGTAATTGAAGTCATGTGAAAATATCTCCAGTCTGCAGATTATGCCTTATTTGCCGCATACAACTTTGGCCTTGCTGATTACTTTGCTGATATTAGACAATCAACATTAAATCAGTCAACCTGCCCTAAATTTTAAAAACCAACCACAAGACTCATTCTTAGACTCAAGCTAATTAGCTTTTATACGTGCATGTTAAATATTGTGCAAAGTGACAGAAATAGGACAATTTCTGTGCACTAATATTGGCAAATAATTTTACCCCCGAGctgcatttctaaataaaatagcaacaaagcaaaaaggctaaataatatttatattccaggaaatgtttaaattgtgaaaaagtAGCCATTAAGGAAAACACAAtatttgatctttattttagaataagaagaaatgattaaatgttcaaaagtaAATGTGATTGAGTTCATATTGagttaaaatacttaaaactgCCGATCAAAAAGTTTaaggttgttttttgttttctgatgcttttgaaagaagcctcCTCTGCTCATCACAGCTGAATTCACTTGATCAAAGATACaggatatatttaaaatataacttaaaataaagcgttttaaaaatacatttattcctgagatggaaaaaactacattttcagcCGTAAGTACAACAGTCTTGGATATGAATAGTAGTGTATGTGTGCTACCTCCCTAGATATTAACAAAAGCACAGCAGCACATTTCCTTTGATGTAGGTAAACACACTGAACAATTGGATTTAACTGAGAAGCATTATGGCAGACGTACAAAAGCAGCAGCAAAGGAAAAGCACAAGTAAGCACCATGCACCGGTTTCTTTCTTACCCTGTTGTGCTGCCCACTACGAGTTCTGCTGGTCACCGGCGCTTTCCCTCTGCTCCTGATTGGTCTTTCCACAACTGGAATCGGCTCTACCTCCACTTCAGGTTCGGGTTCGGGCACAAACTCAGGGGCCGAAGCTACCGTTTCTGACAAACAATCGAAAGcgcgtttttttttaacacgtaCTTCTAAGTATGTCCTGAATTAAAGCGATCTATTTGTCCATTACCTTCCTCTTTGTCGCTGTACTGGTCCGAGTCTGTGTTGCCATTCTGGCCGCCGTCTGTCTGTGAGGTCTCCGAGGGAGGGGCCACAGTCTCAGGAGGACCTTGATCCAACAGCTTCTGAAGCCTCTTCTCGTAGACCTTCCGAGTGGATGCTGATGTGGAAAAGACACCGATTAAATGGCAGTGTCAAATCAGTAAACTTCTCCTGATCGTGACGATACTTCTGAAATATATTGTTTGATTTAGAAACTGACATCTTCAAAGGGTTCAGTCCTACTCATACCAAGCAGTGAGAAAGTCTGCTGCACTATCTGAAGAGCTTTCCAACATCCATTTATGGACATTATGACTATTCAGGCCAGAGTTGGATAAACACGCAAAGCTGCATGCTTGGCGAAACTGCTGATTTACTGACAGCCTTGCACAATACCACAAGACAACTGGATTATTCcagaagcaaaaacatttttgagtgGTTGTTTTGCAATGTGACATTGTGTGTctatgctgtgtgttttttatagGATTTCTTT from Puntigrus tetrazona isolate hp1 chromosome 4, ASM1883169v1, whole genome shotgun sequence carries:
- the tmpoa gene encoding thymopoietin a isoform X1 → MSEFLEDPSVLTKDKLKSALLAHNVALPNGDQKKDVYVQLYLKNLTAQNKKSSGSPDVFSSDEELPPAPVVSNRSRSGRKATRKTDKVRPEDIDVTDLSNEALKDLLLKYGLNPGPIVASTRKVYEKRLQKLLDQGPPETVAPPSETSQTDGGQNGNTDSDQYSDKEEETVASAPEFVPEPEPEVEVEPIPVVERPIRSRGKAPVTSRTRSGQHNREDKDEEEDLPVLNIKRKLKRSSYRLDQMVPTSDDTENSELSSAENFSVFQDRRRTGAVAARKEPRPLVTDRMSKLSKTESLRRRSAPVRSFQPDLNETPDKDFSEPSVVKEVSISLVRMRTQTLAEPKDPKASKRFSMSATDWSESLKRHNSSYHSTVSSLHGSTPSDKFDENATEITSPPVRPSNREPLVSLLNTACVEVDGQGMQDMLSCRSSSRASVEQEVKSVTVSTLSKPRLSQTKPSKPLKDMVSHLSSCDSQREVFPSHSSSFRDSASRVASEDSLSVSYDISQESFGSPKTKSKTRQSKITPFFSHTTSVQGLDSSQTETPKTPTVEKVSAIDQTPRTVERDVLKEIFPTENLNTPTGISATCRRPIRGAAGRPLVGDAWLDESRLRLKELRETSSSSTYTETRSVPRVASVPLAASKPAAPPAVKTRARRSLPVWVQLLLLSVVAGFLFFVYQAMETNEVGLFKQSGADDSTSK
- the tmpoa gene encoding thymopoietin a isoform X3 — protein: MSEFLEDPSVLTKDKLKSALLAHNVALPNGDQKKDVYVQLYLKNLTAQNKKSSGSPDVFSSDEELPPAPVVSNRSRSGRKATRKTDKVRPEDIDVTDLSNEALKDLLLKYGLNPGPIVASTRKVYEKRLQKLLDQGPPETVAPPSETSQTDGGQNGNTDSDQYSDKEEETVASAPEFVPEPEPEVEVEPIPVVERPIRSRGKAPVTSRTRSGQHNRVEKVSAIDQTPRTVERDVLKEIFPTENLNTPTGISATCRRPIRGAAGRPLVGDAWLDESRLRLKELRETSSSSTYTETRSVPRVASVPLAASKPAAPPAVKTRARRSLPVWVQLLLLSVVAGFLFFVYQAMETNEVGLFKQSGADDSTSK
- the slc25a3a gene encoding solute carrier family 25 member 3a, which gives rise to MYPTTLTQLARSNPFQAPLFSVKPDQQQESLQIQRKLAAAAYNDGDVSCEYGSNKYYALCGFGGVLSCGLTHTAVVPLDLIKCRIQVDPVKYKSIFNGFSVTLREDGFRGLGKGWAPTFIGYSMQGLCKFGFYEIFKALYNDMLGEENAYLWRTSVYLAASASAEFFADIALAPMEACKVRIQTQPGYANTLRECAPKMHAEEGLNAFYKGVFPLWLRQIPYTMMKFACFERTVEMLYKYIVPKPRSECTKPEQLVVTFVAGYIAGVFCAVVSHPADSVVSVLNKEKGSSAVEVVKRLGPVGVWKGLFARIIMIGTLTALQWFIYDSVKVYFRLPRPPPPEMPESLKKKMGLLDY
- the tmpoa gene encoding thymopoietin a isoform X2, which codes for MSEFLEDPSVLTKDKLKSALLAHNVALPNGDQKKDVYVQLYLKNLTAQNKKSSGSPDVFSSDEELPPAPVVSNRSRSGRKATRKTDKVRPEDIDVTDLSNEALKDLLLKYGLNPGPIVASTRKVYEKRLQKLLDQGPPETVAPPSETSQTDGGQNGNTDSDQYSDKEEETVASAPEFVPEPEPEVEVEPIPVVERPIRSRGKAPVTSRTRSGQHNRENSELSSAENFSVFQDRRRTGAVAARKEPRPLVTDRMSKLSKTESLRRRSAPVRSFQPDLNETPDKDFSEPSVVKEVSISLVRMRTQTLAEPKDPKASKRFSMSATDWSESLKRHNSSYHSTVSSLHGSTPSDKFDENATEITSPPVRPSNREPLVSLLNTACVEVDGQGMQDMLSCRSSSRASVEQEVKSVTVSTLSKPRLSQTKPSKPLKDMVSHLSSCDSQREVFPSHSSSFRDSASRVASEDSLSVSYDISQESFGSPKTKSKTRQSKITPFFSHTTSVQGLDSSQTETPKTPTVEKVSAIDQTPRTVERDVLKEIFPTENLNTPTGISATCRRPIRGAAGRPLVGDAWLDESRLRLKELRETSSSSTYTETRSVPRVASVPLAASKPAAPPAVKTRARRSLPVWVQLLLLSVVAGFLFFVYQAMETNEVGLFKQSGADDSTSK